GTGGCAGCTACCCGAGCGGTGGGCGTTCATCGCCGAGGTGCCCAAGACCAGCGTCGGCAAGTTCGACAAGAAGGTCCTGCGGAAGTCCTACGCCGAGGGTGAGCTCGAGGTCCGCACGCTCTGAGCGCCCCCGCCGTGCCACCTACCCCACCCCCGCCGTGATCATGCACGTTCGCCCGACGCGGAGCAGGTTGCCGGGGTGAACGTGCATGATCACCGCGGGAGCGGGGGGTGCGGGCGGGGAGGAGCTAGCAGACCTCGGCGAGGTCCTGGGCGTCCTTGCTGTCCGTGGAACCGAGACTGGGCGTCGGGGTGCTCGTCTTCGTGCTCGTCTTGGTGGACGTCGGGGTGGACGTCGACGCCGGGGCGCTCGGCTTCTTCGGGTTCAGCGCGGTCTGCACGTACTCGCGGATCGCCGGGAAGTCCGGGTGCACGGTGCTGATGACCTTGCTCGTCAGCGGCAACGAGTTGATCTCGCCCTTCTTCATCCGCTGAGCGAGCACCACCCACGCCTGCAGCTGGTCCTGCTTGATGTCGGTCGTCAGGTTGTGCTTGAAGACATCGGCCAGGTCGGCGTACTTGCCGAGCATGCGCACCGGGTTGACCTGGTCCACGAGGTCGCCGACCAGGCAGCGCTGGCGGCGCATGCGGTCGTAGTCGTCCGTGCTGTGCCGGGACCGGGCGAACCACATGGCCTTGTACCCGCTGAGGTGCTGCTTGCCGGGCTCGATCCACCCGGTGATCGCTCGCTGGGTGTGGTTGGTGGCGCTCACCTCGCCGCCGCCGATCGGCAGTCGCTGGTGCACGGTGACGTCGACGCCGCCCATCGCGTTGACGAGGCCCTGGAAACCGGCCATGTCGATGGTCACGTAGTTGTCGATCCGCAGGCCGGTGATCTCGCTGATCACGTCGCGGGTCGAGGTCAGCCCGGGGTTGTTGTTGCCCTTGAACAGGTCCTTGTGCTGGACGGCGGCCTGGTTCCAGACCGCGTTGAGCAGGCACTCGCTGCCGCAGTTGAAGCCGTTGGGCCAGTAGGCGTGCAGCGGGTTGGACTCCGGGAACGGCGCGTTCTGCAGGCTGCGCGGCAGGCCGACCAGCGTCGCGTCACCGGTCTTGGTGTTGATGCTCACGACCATCATCGAGTCCGTGCGGACGCCGGTGCGGTCGGCCCCGGAGTCGGAGCCCAGCAGCAGCAGGTTGACCCGCGGGATGTTCTTCCACGGGTCCTTGGCCTTGGACTTCGGCTTGGCGGCCCCCGCGGCGGAGGGGGCCGCACTCGAGTCGGAGAAGACCGTGGTGACCAGGTCGCGCTGCACCATCGCGAGCTGCGCGCCCTTGGCACTTGGTGCGGCGACGATCATGCACAGCGCGAAGACGAGAACGAAGCCGACGATGCCCTGGAACGGCGACGGCCGCTCGGGACGGGCCCGCCACGCGGTCGCCATGATCGTCAGGCACCAGATGGCGCCGATGGCCAGGGCCAGCCCGGCGAGGGCGAGCAGACGGCCAGGGCTGACGGCCACGGTGAGGACCCGGTTGACCACGCCGCCGGAGACCGCGATCACCGCGAGCGAGGCGAGCACCACGGCGGCGAGCAGCAGCAGGAGGAAGCCGACCTTGCGCCGTCCGGTCGCGACCAGCCCGGCGCCAGGCAGCAGGGCCAACGTGGTGATCCCGGCGAACCGGCCGAACCCGTCGCCGTAGCTGCTGGCGTGCCGACCACGCTGACGGGCGCTCGCGTGCCGCGTCTTGGCACCGCGGTGCTTCGGGTTCGGCGAGGTC
The window above is part of the Angustibacter luteus genome. Proteins encoded here:
- a CDS encoding LCP family protein; translated protein: MPTSPNPKHRGAKTRHASARQRGRHASSYGDGFGRFAGITTLALLPGAGLVATGRRKVGFLLLLLAAVVLASLAVIAVSGGVVNRVLTVAVSPGRLLALAGLALAIGAIWCLTIMATAWRARPERPSPFQGIVGFVLVFALCMIVAAPSAKGAQLAMVQRDLVTTVFSDSSAAPSAAGAAKPKSKAKDPWKNIPRVNLLLLGSDSGADRTGVRTDSMMVVSINTKTGDATLVGLPRSLQNAPFPESNPLHAYWPNGFNCGSECLLNAVWNQAAVQHKDLFKGNNNPGLTSTRDVISEITGLRIDNYVTIDMAGFQGLVNAMGGVDVTVHQRLPIGGGEVSATNHTQRAITGWIEPGKQHLSGYKAMWFARSRHSTDDYDRMRRQRCLVGDLVDQVNPVRMLGKYADLADVFKHNLTTDIKQDQLQAWVVLAQRMKKGEINSLPLTSKVISTVHPDFPAIREYVQTALNPKKPSAPASTSTPTSTKTSTKTSTPTPSLGSTDSKDAQDLAEVC